Proteins co-encoded in one Luteolibacter sp. Y139 genomic window:
- a CDS encoding response regulator transcription factor: protein MRLLVIEDEAPMRTALVETLKAEGYRVLAAEDGVSGLELACTEAFDLILLDVMMPGLDGFAVCRELRKRGRTMPVLMLTAKGQVDDRVEGLDNGADDYLVKPFSLKELLARVRALLRRREREETVGDDFRIGPAVIDFPKRQLLRGEVRHELSEKEAGMLRLLATHAGEVVSREKFLDVVWGYHAYPSTRTVDNFIATLRAKLEEDPANPRHLITVRGAGYRLDP, encoded by the coding sequence ATGAGACTGCTGGTCATCGAAGACGAAGCGCCGATGCGCACGGCGCTGGTGGAGACCCTGAAGGCGGAGGGCTATCGCGTGCTCGCCGCCGAGGATGGGGTGAGTGGTCTGGAACTCGCATGCACGGAGGCTTTCGATCTCATCCTGCTGGATGTGATGATGCCGGGGCTGGATGGCTTTGCCGTGTGCCGGGAGTTGCGGAAGCGGGGTCGCACGATGCCGGTGCTGATGCTCACCGCGAAAGGGCAAGTGGATGATCGAGTCGAAGGTCTCGATAACGGCGCGGACGATTATCTGGTGAAGCCGTTTTCGCTGAAGGAGCTGCTGGCGCGGGTGCGGGCGCTGCTGAGGCGGCGTGAGCGGGAGGAGACGGTGGGTGATGATTTTCGCATCGGCCCGGCGGTGATCGATTTCCCGAAGCGGCAGTTGCTGCGGGGAGAGGTGCGGCACGAGCTTTCCGAGAAGGAAGCGGGCATGCTGCGGCTGCTGGCGACCCATGCCGGCGAGGTCGTCAGCCGGGAGAAATTCCTGGATGTGGTGTGGGGCTATCATGCCTACCCGAGCACGCGGACGGTGGACAATTTCATCGCGACGCTGCGGGCGAAATTGGAGGAGGATCCGGCGAATCCGCGGCACCTGATCACGGTGCGAGGAGCGGGCTACCGGCTTGATCCGTAG